A single window of Corvus hawaiiensis isolate bCorHaw1 chromosome 22, bCorHaw1.pri.cur, whole genome shotgun sequence DNA harbors:
- the ACOT7 gene encoding cytosolic acyl coenzyme A thioester hydrolase isoform X3, with protein sequence MARQLSRIMRPDDANIAGNVHGGTILKMIEEAGAIISTRHCNSQAGEPCVAALARVERTDFLSPMCIGEVANVSAEITYTSRHSVEVQVNVMSENILTGAKKVTNKATLWYVPLSLKNVNKVLEVPPIQYVRKEQEDEGKKRYEEQKLDRLETKQRNGDVILPVINPDRQTKEPHTVGYSQSSLIHLVGPSDCTLLGFVHGGVTMKLMDEVAGIVAARHCKTNIVTASVDAINFHEKIKKGCVITVSGRMTFTSNKSMEIEVFVDADPFVDEPRERYRAVSAFFTYVSLSKEGKPLPVPQLLTETEDEKRRFEEGKGRYLQTKAKRQAQMQEAAQQ encoded by the exons ATGGCCCGGCAGCTCAGCCG GATTATGCGCCCAGATGATGCCAATATCGCGGGGAATGTCCACGGGGGAACCATCCTGAAGATGATCGAGGAGGCAGGAGCCATCATCAGCACCCGCCACTGCAACTCCCAGGCCGGG GAGCCCTGTGTGGCTGCACTGGCACGGGTGGAGCGGACGGACTTCCTCTCGCCCATGTGCATCGGCGAGGTCGCCAACGTCAGTGCTGAGATCACCTACACCTCCCGGCACTCTGTGGAGGTTCAGGTCAATGTGAtgtctgaaaacattttaacag gggcAAAGAAGGTGACGAACAAGGCGACACTGTGGTATGTGCCACTGTCCCTGAAGAATGTGAATAAGGTCCTTGAGGTTCCCCCCATCCAG TATGTgagaaaggagcaggaggacGAGGGGAAGAAGCGTTATGAGGAGCAAAAGCTGGATCGGCTGGAAACTAAGCAGAGAAATGGTGATGTGATCTTACCTGTCATCAACCCAG ATAGGCAGACAAAAG AGCCACACACTGTTGGCTACAGCCAGTCCAGCCTGATCCACCTGGTGGGCCCGTCGGACTGCACGCTGCTGGGCTTTGTGCACGGAG GTGTCACCATGAAGCTCATGGATGAAGTTGCTGGCATCGTGGCTGCCCGCCACTGCAAGACCAACATCGTCACTGCCTCAGTGGATGCCATCAACTTCCATGAGAAGATCAAAAAAG GCTGCGTCATCACTGTCTCAGGACGCATGACATTCACAAGCAATAAATCCATGGAAATAGAAGTCTTTGTTGATGCTGACCCATTTGTGGATGAGCCTCGGGAGCGGTACCGTGCTGTCAGCGCCTTCTTCACCTATGTGTCCCTGAGCAAGGAGGGGAAGCCCCTGCCCGTCCCGCAGCTGCTG ACGGAGACAGAGGATGAGAAGCGTCGCTTCgaggaagggaagggcaggTACCTGCAGACCAAAGCCAAGCGGCAGGCGCAGATGCAGGAGGCTGCCCAGCAGTGA
- the ACOT7 gene encoding cytosolic acyl coenzyme A thioester hydrolase isoform X5 — MRPDDANIAGNVHGGTILKMIEEAGAIISTRHCNSQAGEPCVAALARVERTDFLSPMCIGEVANVSAEITYTSRHSVEVQVNVMSENILTGAKKVTNKATLWYVPLSLKNVNKVLEVPPIQYVRKEQEDEGKKRYEEQKLDRLETKQRNGDVILPVINPDRQTKEPHTVGYSQSSLIHLVGPSDCTLLGFVHGGVTMKLMDEVAGIVAARHCKTNIVTASVDAINFHEKIKKGCVITVSGRMTFTSNKSMEIEVFVDADPFVDEPRERYRAVSAFFTYVSLSKEGKPLPVPQLLTETEDEKRRFEEGKGRYLQTKAKRQAQMQEAAQQ, encoded by the exons ATGCGCCCAGATGATGCCAATATCGCGGGGAATGTCCACGGGGGAACCATCCTGAAGATGATCGAGGAGGCAGGAGCCATCATCAGCACCCGCCACTGCAACTCCCAGGCCGGG GAGCCCTGTGTGGCTGCACTGGCACGGGTGGAGCGGACGGACTTCCTCTCGCCCATGTGCATCGGCGAGGTCGCCAACGTCAGTGCTGAGATCACCTACACCTCCCGGCACTCTGTGGAGGTTCAGGTCAATGTGAtgtctgaaaacattttaacag gggcAAAGAAGGTGACGAACAAGGCGACACTGTGGTATGTGCCACTGTCCCTGAAGAATGTGAATAAGGTCCTTGAGGTTCCCCCCATCCAG TATGTgagaaaggagcaggaggacGAGGGGAAGAAGCGTTATGAGGAGCAAAAGCTGGATCGGCTGGAAACTAAGCAGAGAAATGGTGATGTGATCTTACCTGTCATCAACCCAG ATAGGCAGACAAAAG AGCCACACACTGTTGGCTACAGCCAGTCCAGCCTGATCCACCTGGTGGGCCCGTCGGACTGCACGCTGCTGGGCTTTGTGCACGGAG GTGTCACCATGAAGCTCATGGATGAAGTTGCTGGCATCGTGGCTGCCCGCCACTGCAAGACCAACATCGTCACTGCCTCAGTGGATGCCATCAACTTCCATGAGAAGATCAAAAAAG GCTGCGTCATCACTGTCTCAGGACGCATGACATTCACAAGCAATAAATCCATGGAAATAGAAGTCTTTGTTGATGCTGACCCATTTGTGGATGAGCCTCGGGAGCGGTACCGTGCTGTCAGCGCCTTCTTCACCTATGTGTCCCTGAGCAAGGAGGGGAAGCCCCTGCCCGTCCCGCAGCTGCTG ACGGAGACAGAGGATGAGAAGCGTCGCTTCgaggaagggaagggcaggTACCTGCAGACCAAAGCCAAGCGGCAGGCGCAGATGCAGGAGGCTGCCCAGCAGTGA
- the ACOT7 gene encoding cytosolic acyl coenzyme A thioester hydrolase isoform X2 produces MSELGAAGPSPAAIQVSRIMRPDDANIAGNVHGGTILKMIEEAGAIISTRHCNSQAGEPCVAALARVERTDFLSPMCIGEVANVSAEITYTSRHSVEVQVNVMSENILTGAKKVTNKATLWYVPLSLKNVNKVLEVPPIQYVRKEQEDEGKKRYEEQKLDRLETKQRNGDVILPVINPEPHTVGYSQSSLIHLVGPSDCTLLGFVHGGVTMKLMDEVAGIVAARHCKTNIVTASVDAINFHEKIKKGCVITVSGRMTFTSNKSMEIEVFVDADPFVDEPRERYRAVSAFFTYVSLSKEGKPLPVPQLLTETEDEKRRFEEGKGRYLQTKAKRQAQMQEAAQQ; encoded by the exons ATGTCGGAGCTGGGGGCCGCGGGCCCGAGCCCAGCCGCCATCCAGGTGTCCAG GATTATGCGCCCAGATGATGCCAATATCGCGGGGAATGTCCACGGGGGAACCATCCTGAAGATGATCGAGGAGGCAGGAGCCATCATCAGCACCCGCCACTGCAACTCCCAGGCCGGG GAGCCCTGTGTGGCTGCACTGGCACGGGTGGAGCGGACGGACTTCCTCTCGCCCATGTGCATCGGCGAGGTCGCCAACGTCAGTGCTGAGATCACCTACACCTCCCGGCACTCTGTGGAGGTTCAGGTCAATGTGAtgtctgaaaacattttaacag gggcAAAGAAGGTGACGAACAAGGCGACACTGTGGTATGTGCCACTGTCCCTGAAGAATGTGAATAAGGTCCTTGAGGTTCCCCCCATCCAG TATGTgagaaaggagcaggaggacGAGGGGAAGAAGCGTTATGAGGAGCAAAAGCTGGATCGGCTGGAAACTAAGCAGAGAAATGGTGATGTGATCTTACCTGTCATCAACCCAG AGCCACACACTGTTGGCTACAGCCAGTCCAGCCTGATCCACCTGGTGGGCCCGTCGGACTGCACGCTGCTGGGCTTTGTGCACGGAG GTGTCACCATGAAGCTCATGGATGAAGTTGCTGGCATCGTGGCTGCCCGCCACTGCAAGACCAACATCGTCACTGCCTCAGTGGATGCCATCAACTTCCATGAGAAGATCAAAAAAG GCTGCGTCATCACTGTCTCAGGACGCATGACATTCACAAGCAATAAATCCATGGAAATAGAAGTCTTTGTTGATGCTGACCCATTTGTGGATGAGCCTCGGGAGCGGTACCGTGCTGTCAGCGCCTTCTTCACCTATGTGTCCCTGAGCAAGGAGGGGAAGCCCCTGCCCGTCCCGCAGCTGCTG ACGGAGACAGAGGATGAGAAGCGTCGCTTCgaggaagggaagggcaggTACCTGCAGACCAAAGCCAAGCGGCAGGCGCAGATGCAGGAGGCTGCCCAGCAGTGA
- the ACOT7 gene encoding cytosolic acyl coenzyme A thioester hydrolase isoform X1 — protein MSELGAAGPSPAAIQVSRIMRPDDANIAGNVHGGTILKMIEEAGAIISTRHCNSQAGEPCVAALARVERTDFLSPMCIGEVANVSAEITYTSRHSVEVQVNVMSENILTGAKKVTNKATLWYVPLSLKNVNKVLEVPPIQYVRKEQEDEGKKRYEEQKLDRLETKQRNGDVILPVINPDRQTKEPHTVGYSQSSLIHLVGPSDCTLLGFVHGGVTMKLMDEVAGIVAARHCKTNIVTASVDAINFHEKIKKGCVITVSGRMTFTSNKSMEIEVFVDADPFVDEPRERYRAVSAFFTYVSLSKEGKPLPVPQLLTETEDEKRRFEEGKGRYLQTKAKRQAQMQEAAQQ, from the exons ATGTCGGAGCTGGGGGCCGCGGGCCCGAGCCCAGCCGCCATCCAGGTGTCCAG GATTATGCGCCCAGATGATGCCAATATCGCGGGGAATGTCCACGGGGGAACCATCCTGAAGATGATCGAGGAGGCAGGAGCCATCATCAGCACCCGCCACTGCAACTCCCAGGCCGGG GAGCCCTGTGTGGCTGCACTGGCACGGGTGGAGCGGACGGACTTCCTCTCGCCCATGTGCATCGGCGAGGTCGCCAACGTCAGTGCTGAGATCACCTACACCTCCCGGCACTCTGTGGAGGTTCAGGTCAATGTGAtgtctgaaaacattttaacag gggcAAAGAAGGTGACGAACAAGGCGACACTGTGGTATGTGCCACTGTCCCTGAAGAATGTGAATAAGGTCCTTGAGGTTCCCCCCATCCAG TATGTgagaaaggagcaggaggacGAGGGGAAGAAGCGTTATGAGGAGCAAAAGCTGGATCGGCTGGAAACTAAGCAGAGAAATGGTGATGTGATCTTACCTGTCATCAACCCAG ATAGGCAGACAAAAG AGCCACACACTGTTGGCTACAGCCAGTCCAGCCTGATCCACCTGGTGGGCCCGTCGGACTGCACGCTGCTGGGCTTTGTGCACGGAG GTGTCACCATGAAGCTCATGGATGAAGTTGCTGGCATCGTGGCTGCCCGCCACTGCAAGACCAACATCGTCACTGCCTCAGTGGATGCCATCAACTTCCATGAGAAGATCAAAAAAG GCTGCGTCATCACTGTCTCAGGACGCATGACATTCACAAGCAATAAATCCATGGAAATAGAAGTCTTTGTTGATGCTGACCCATTTGTGGATGAGCCTCGGGAGCGGTACCGTGCTGTCAGCGCCTTCTTCACCTATGTGTCCCTGAGCAAGGAGGGGAAGCCCCTGCCCGTCCCGCAGCTGCTG ACGGAGACAGAGGATGAGAAGCGTCGCTTCgaggaagggaagggcaggTACCTGCAGACCAAAGCCAAGCGGCAGGCGCAGATGCAGGAGGCTGCCCAGCAGTGA
- the ACOT7 gene encoding cytosolic acyl coenzyme A thioester hydrolase isoform X4: MARQLSRIMRPDDANIAGNVHGGTILKMIEEAGAIISTRHCNSQAGEPCVAALARVERTDFLSPMCIGEVANVSAEITYTSRHSVEVQVNVMSENILTGAKKVTNKATLWYVPLSLKNVNKVLEVPPIQYVRKEQEDEGKKRYEEQKLDRLETKQRNGDVILPVINPEPHTVGYSQSSLIHLVGPSDCTLLGFVHGGVTMKLMDEVAGIVAARHCKTNIVTASVDAINFHEKIKKGCVITVSGRMTFTSNKSMEIEVFVDADPFVDEPRERYRAVSAFFTYVSLSKEGKPLPVPQLLTETEDEKRRFEEGKGRYLQTKAKRQAQMQEAAQQ; encoded by the exons ATGGCCCGGCAGCTCAGCCG GATTATGCGCCCAGATGATGCCAATATCGCGGGGAATGTCCACGGGGGAACCATCCTGAAGATGATCGAGGAGGCAGGAGCCATCATCAGCACCCGCCACTGCAACTCCCAGGCCGGG GAGCCCTGTGTGGCTGCACTGGCACGGGTGGAGCGGACGGACTTCCTCTCGCCCATGTGCATCGGCGAGGTCGCCAACGTCAGTGCTGAGATCACCTACACCTCCCGGCACTCTGTGGAGGTTCAGGTCAATGTGAtgtctgaaaacattttaacag gggcAAAGAAGGTGACGAACAAGGCGACACTGTGGTATGTGCCACTGTCCCTGAAGAATGTGAATAAGGTCCTTGAGGTTCCCCCCATCCAG TATGTgagaaaggagcaggaggacGAGGGGAAGAAGCGTTATGAGGAGCAAAAGCTGGATCGGCTGGAAACTAAGCAGAGAAATGGTGATGTGATCTTACCTGTCATCAACCCAG AGCCACACACTGTTGGCTACAGCCAGTCCAGCCTGATCCACCTGGTGGGCCCGTCGGACTGCACGCTGCTGGGCTTTGTGCACGGAG GTGTCACCATGAAGCTCATGGATGAAGTTGCTGGCATCGTGGCTGCCCGCCACTGCAAGACCAACATCGTCACTGCCTCAGTGGATGCCATCAACTTCCATGAGAAGATCAAAAAAG GCTGCGTCATCACTGTCTCAGGACGCATGACATTCACAAGCAATAAATCCATGGAAATAGAAGTCTTTGTTGATGCTGACCCATTTGTGGATGAGCCTCGGGAGCGGTACCGTGCTGTCAGCGCCTTCTTCACCTATGTGTCCCTGAGCAAGGAGGGGAAGCCCCTGCCCGTCCCGCAGCTGCTG ACGGAGACAGAGGATGAGAAGCGTCGCTTCgaggaagggaagggcaggTACCTGCAGACCAAAGCCAAGCGGCAGGCGCAGATGCAGGAGGCTGCCCAGCAGTGA